In Puntigrus tetrazona isolate hp1 chromosome 24, ASM1883169v1, whole genome shotgun sequence, a genomic segment contains:
- the pip4k2aa gene encoding phosphatidylinositol 5-phosphate 4-kinase type-2 alpha, whose amino-acid sequence MASAGNTVSSFASKTKTKKKHFVAQKVKLFRASDPLLSVLMWGINHSINELSHVQIPIMLMPDDFKAYSKIKVDNHLFNKENMPSHFKFKEYCPLVFRNLRERFSIDDQDFQNSLTRSAPLISEAQGRSGARFHTSYDKRYVIKTISSEDVAEMHNILKKYHQYIVECHGTTLLPQFLGMYRLTVDGDETYMIVTRNVFSHRLSVYKKYDLKGSTVAREASDKEKAKELPTYKDNDFINDGQKIYIDEESKKMFLDKLRKDVEFLALLKLMDYSLLVGIHDVERAEQEEVESEDNEGEEEGESDGGIIGTPPDSPSNTLDSAKPLSPGDFDPSIDVYAIKSHDNSPRKEVYFMAVIDILQHYDAKKKAAHAAKTVKHGAGAEISTVNPEQYSKRFYDFITTILP is encoded by the exons ATGGCCTCGGCTGGTAACACTGTCTCATCGTTTGCgagcaaaacaaaaacgaagAAGAAACACTTCGTGGCTCAAAAAGTGAAGCTGTTTCGTGCCAGCGACCCTCTCCTCAGTGTTCTCATGTGGGGAATAAATCATTCG ATAAACGAGTTGAGCCATGTTCAGATCCCCATCATGCTTATGCCTGATGACTTCAAAGCCTACTCGAAGATTAAGGTGGACAACCACCTTTTCAACAA agAGAATATGCCAAGccattttaagtttaaagaGTATTGCCCTCTTGTTTTCCGTAATCTGAGAGAGAGGTTCAGCATCGACGACCAGGACTTCCAG AACTCTTTGACCCGCAGCGCGCCCCTCATCAGTGAAGCTCAGGGTCGTAGTGGTGCTCGCTTCCACACGTCCTACGACAAGAGGTACGTCATCAAAACCATAAGCAGCGAGGACGTGGCTGAGATGCACAACATCCTCAAAAAGTACCACCAG TATATTGTGGAATGTCATGGTACCACACTGCTGCCACAGTTTCTAGGCATGTACCGCCTCACTGTAGACGGAGATGAGACTTATATGATAGTCACGCGCAACGTTTTCAGTCACCGGTTGTCTGTGTATAAGAAATATGACCTGAAG gGATCTACTGTTGCCAGAGAGGCAAGTGACAAAGAAAAG GCTAAAGAACTCCCCACATACAAAGACAATGATTTCATCAACGATGGACAGAAAATATACATCGATGAAGAGAGTAAGAAAATGTTCCTCGATAAACTACGAAAGGACGTGGAG TTCCTTGCTTTGCTGAAGTTGATGGACTACAGCCTTCTGGTTGGGATCCATGATGTGGAAAGGGCAGAGCAAGAGGAGGTGGAGAGCGAGGATAATGAGGGAGAAGAGGAAGGAGAGAGTGATGGAGGCATTATCGGCACTCCTCCTGACAGCCCCAGTAACACTCTGGACAGCGCTAAACCACTCTCACCGGGAGACTTCGACCCTAGTATTGACGTCTATGCCATCAAAAGCCATGACA ACTCTCCCAGAAAGGAGGTCTATTTTATGGCTGTTATTGACATTCTGCAGCATTATGATGCCAAGAAAAAGGCCGCTCATGCAGCCAAGACAGTAAAGCATGGG GCAGGGGCAGAGATTTCCACGGTGAACCCAGAGCAGTACTCGAAGAGATTCTATGATTTCATCACTACCATTCTGCCCTAG